The following nucleotide sequence is from Pedobacter sp. PACM 27299.
ATCTTCCCAGTACATCAACAGCATTGTTCCAGAAACGTTGATCATGCAGACCCGCATTCGTTCCATAAGACACATAGAATCCCAATTGATAAGTGAACATCACATTTAGGTCAAACCCTTTATAACGGAAAGTATTATCAAATCCACCATACACTTTTGGAGCAGTATTCCTATACATTACTGCATCTGCAGATTGTGTAATCGCAGGAGCAGTACTATTATCATCCAGATATCTCCAGTTAGGTTGATTAAGCGGATTGATATGCTGATAAGTCACTTTCCTTCCTGCAGCATCAATAAAGATCCTTCTTCCGGTTGCTGGATCTACACCACCTGTTCTCACCACATAAAGATAACCCAAAGAATAGCCCGGAGCTGTTCTGTTTACGTTCTCTCCGGTAGCGGTACTACCTGTTGCATAGATGATCTCATTTAAACCAGGAGCCAATGCAGTCACCTCATTCTTATTAAAGGAGATGTTAAAATTACTGGTCCAGCTAAAGTCATTGGTCATGACTGGCTTTCCAGAAATGGCCAACTCAAAACCTTTATTATACATGCTGCCTGCATTCATTAAAATACTGCTTGGAACACCCGCTGAAGGTGCCTGAGGAACATTAATAATTAAACCATCAATGTTATTTTTATAATAAGCAGCCTCTACAGTCAAGCGGTCATTTAACACGCCAAAATTGAAACCTATATCAGTTTTCTTACTGGTTTCCCATTTCAGATCCTTATTACCTGCAGCATTGTAAACTGAGGACGGGGTACCGCCGTATAATCCTGGAGCAAAGGTGGTAAAAGTTGCGTAATTAGGGATACCTGCAACGTTTCCTACTTTACCATAACTTCCTCTTAGCTTGAAACTGCTAAAGATATCAGACATGTCTGAATTCTGCCAGAAGTTTTCTTTAGTGATTTCCCATCCTGCAGAAGCGCCCCAGAATGTTCCTTTTTTCTGACCAAGTGCAGAATATTCATCCTGTCTTAAGTTTCCACTTAAAAAATACTTTCCATCATAGTTATAATTTAAACGACCAAAATACGAAAGCAAATAATTTTCTTCTCTAATCATCAAAGTGGAGTTGTTCAGCGAAAAACCTGCTTGAACATTGTCATAAAGAGGATCTGTTAAGCCTTGACGGTCAATACCGAAGCCACGAACTGTATTTCTTTGCTGCTCCTGACCTATTAATAAGTTGAAATTATGCTTATCGACACTATAAACTGCATTTGCAGTGTTTGTCCAGGTCCAGTTCTTTCTTTTTCTAAAACCAGCAATTCCTTCTCCGCCTGGCCCTTGTCCTGTACCATGAATCGGATTGTAGAAAATATCATTGTCACTGCCAATATAATCGATACCATACACAGAGCGTAAGTTTAACCATTTGAATGGATTAACCTGAATATAGGCATTGGACTGCATGTGATCCGTCTCGTTATTTTCTCTGTTTTTCTCGAGAATCTGTACAAAATTATAGAAGCCGACCTGATTACTAGCCACGACGTTATTCATCGGACCAACAAAAGTACCACCTAGATTATAGGAGCCATCATTGTTATAAGGAGAAACATTGGGTGCATTCACCACTGCTGTTCTCGCGATCCCTGCTGTTCCATAAGCTTCACCAGATAATGATCCGCTGCTGATTGCAGCTAAATTTTGCTCATTGGAGTAAGAAAGCTTTCCACCAATCCATAAATAATCGTTGATCTTACTGTCAATGTTAAACAAGGCATTCATTCTTTTGAAATCATTCTTTTCATAAATACCTTGTTGTTTTGTATATCCTGCCCCCAAGTAATACTTAGTTGCTTCCGTACCACCGGATACGTTGACGTTGTGACTTTGAGAAAATCCTGTACGATAAGCATAATCCAACCAATTTGTATTGATTGGAGAGCCATCAGGTCCATTAGTCAAGGCAAATTTTGGAAGGGTAGACACAGTCCCTAAATTAAAATTAACACTTCCCGGTCTGATGCTGTTGGCATTGGCAACCGCTTCATTTTTGTAATCGGTATATTGAAAAGCATCCAATAATTTCGGAAGGCGATAAGGACTTGACCAGCCAACCCAGGCATCATAACCTACTCTTGGTGCACCTGTTTTTCCTTTTTTAGTCGTCACAAAAACTACCCCATTGGCTGCACGACTACCATAGATAGCTGTAGAAGCGGCATCTTTTGCAATATCAATGCTTTCAATGTCATTAGGGTTGATACTGGATAACGGATTGGAAGCAGTGGCCGTCAATGACTGATCCCCTGTTGTTGCCACAATCCCATCAATTACAAACAGTGGTTGAGAGCTTAGTGATACTGAGTTCGTACCACGAATCCTAAACACTGGAGGGGCATTTAATATCCCTGTTGGAACCGTGATCTGCACACCGGAAGCGCGCCCGGCCAAACCTGATTCAAAACTTTGAACTGGTTTCTCTGCAATCGCTGCACCGCTTACAGAAGCGGTGCTTCCAGTGATCTCTCCTCTTTTTTGGGTACCGTAACCAACTACTACCAGCTCATTCAGGTCTTGTGAATCGCTCTGCAGGCCGGCATTAACCACATTTGAAGTTCCCAGAGGTCTGCTAAGTGTTACATATCCTAGATAGGTGAATTCCAGGGCGGTTATTCCTGAGGGTACTTTAATGGAATAACGTCCATCTGATGCTGATTGAGTACCACCTTTGCCGCCTTTTGGCCGAATGGTTACTCCTGGTAGTGGCTTTCCGTCGCCGCTATCCGTAACTGTTCCTGTGATTGTTCGTTCCTGTGCCATCGCGGATCCCGCAACAAACAACAGAATGAACAAACTCTGTAGAAGTTTCTTCATAAAATATAATTTAGGTTAGTTAATAGTTCACTCAATATATGTAACATTCGCGATATTTTTGAGTGTTTTATCATTTAATTGTCTTTTTTAAACAAAAACACAATAAAAGTCAAAAACCTGAACAAATGGCATTTACAAAAAGTCCTTCAGCTCTACCAAAACCCAATTATTTCATGATTTACTAATTTTCAGTCAATTATAATTATTTTTCGAATTCAGCACTGATTCTATTAAAAAAACCGCTAAAAACAAAACGGCCGATTCTTCCAAAATGAAAAATCAGCCGTTTTGTAAAAAAAAATCGCCAGAAAATTCTGGGAATCCATTATAAAGTATCCTAATTTGGGTTCTGAATCAACACCCCATTTGAAGCATTAATAGAGATCTGGTCAATAGGTAATTGGAATTTATCAGATCCGGCAGGAAGCAATACTTTTCTATACGGACGACCATACCCATCTGCCCTGTCACCATAACCTGCATTTCTAACTACCGGTAAGTTTTTACGCTTCAAGTCCACAAACCGATCACCTTCAAAGGCAAGCTCCAATCTTCTTTGTAAAGCAATCGCAGACTGCAAAGCTATTCCCCGCTCCCCAGCAACTCTAAAATCAGTATAACGTTTAGACCTCAGGTTATCTAAATCGGCAAGCGCCAGTCCATCATTACCCGGGATATTGCTATAAGCTTCTGCTCTGTTTAATAATACTTCAGCAACCCGCATAAGTTTAATATCAACCACGTTCAGATTTCCAGAGGCCCTGCCCTCGTATTTACTCACATAATTGAGCAGAATATCTTCGTTTGTTTTCTCGGTAAAATAGGCTGACTTCCTAACATCCGTCGCCTTGTATAAATTATAGAAGTCAAAAGCAGGTACCTGCTCCGCTCTTGCATTTTGTCCTAAAACAGTACCTGGAGTAAGTCTATTCACATCAAGAACAACTAATTTGAACAACACACCTGCATCAGTCGCATCTTTCCAAATCCCGGGAAATTCGCTCAATGAACCCGCATCACCGTTAATTGCTAAGGCATTGCTGCTTACACTGACACATTTATCCCAGTCTCCACGGTATAAATACACCCTCGACAAATAGCCGTAAACTGCCGCTTTGGATAAACGTCCTTTTGCCTTAACTCCAGACAAGTCATCAATTAAGCCCGCTGCTTTTTCTAAATCATCTCTGATTTGATCATAATTACTTTTTACTGTTGCTCTGGCAGGATTATCAGTCGCCAATTGAACTGTTTTGATGTAAGGAATGCCCAAATCAGTGGACGAAGCATTAGTATACGTTTTACCAAATATCCTCAGCATATCAAAATGCACTATCGCTCTGACTGCTAGCGCCTGCCCTTCAACATCAGCTCTTGAACCATCTTTAAGATTTTCGATTTTTGCTAAAATTGCATTTGCAGTTCTGATGATACTGTAACCATCCTGGTAAAAATTAGTAGTTGATAAACCATTGTAATCCCAATTCTGATAAACCAAGCCCGTTTGTCGGCCCCCACTGTAGCTGATCGCATTATCCGAAAGGATGTCATTTGAAGCAATAAAATTAAAATTATCAGTACCTCCATAGTAGTCATTGGGTATATAAGTCGCCTGATTTCCTTTAGACAGCATTCTTAAATACATTCCCCTCGCTGCGGCTGCAAAATCGCTTGGATTGATCAAGGCTTGCTCCTCAGCTACGGCATTGAATGGCTTTAAATCTAATTGTTTTTTACAGGAAGTAAAGGCGATTACAGCCATTAATCCCGTTAATATATATATACGTTTCATCTTTCTCAATTTAGAAGGTCATGTTTAAGCCAACAGTCCATGATTTATAGTTTGGATAAGAATACAAGCTGTAAATACCGTTTACGTAGGGAGTACCGTTCACCGGATTCGTAGGGTCTGTCTCTGTAGAACCGATTCCTACCTCAGGATCGCCTTTGTAATACGGACGGTAGGTCAGCAAATTATGCCCAGTTACATACAAATTAACAGCTTGAATGAATCCGGTTTTCTGCAAGATTCCCTTAGGAACGCTATAAGTTAAAGTCACATCTCTCAAACGGACATAATCCCCCTTTTGCAAAAATCTATCTGTATCTTGGAAATCCGTGTTACCTTTAACCGGTTTTGGATTTTTACTGAGCTGGCCTGGAGTTTTCCAATAATCCAGAGCATCCTGAGCCAATCTTAAACCAACGCTTGAGCCATCAGAGACTTGAGTAGCATATATCGCATTATATATATAATTGCCTCCGCTAAAAGCAGCGATTGCTGAGAGCGTAAAATTCTTATAACCTAGCTGAACATTCGCTCCACCATAATAGGTAGGCGTAGCCGATTTACCAGCTAGAGCAACCGCATAGCTGCCGAATTTATTAGTGACATTTCCCGCCAAATCATAATATAGTGCATTCCCATTTGCTGGGTCAACACCTGCAGACTTAGTCAAGAAAAAGTTCGCATAGGGCCTCCCTACAGCTAAAGTGGTGTAGCCATCTGGCTGAGGTATACTTTCGTTGGACTTACCCGTTAATTTGGTAATTCTGTTTTTATTGAAAGAAAGATTCCCCCCTGCACTAAATCTCCAGTCATGAGTCCTGATAAATTTGTAGTCCAATGAGAATTCATAACCTGCGTTTTTCATGGTCCCCATATTTTTAAGTTGCGAAGTAAAGCCTACCGTTGATGGGACTGGAACCAATTGTAGCAAATCTTCTCTAACTTGAGTATAGTAATCAATCGAACCTGTTAGTCTGGAATCAAACATGACGAAATCAATGCCAGTGCTAAAAGCTTTTTGTTTTTCCCATGCTAAATGATCACTGCCCACTTGAATTGGCCTCAAGGCCGATCCACCGCCGTAACTCCCATATCCATATAGTGGTAAAGCATTATAATTGCCAATATTGAAGTTACCGGATGTACCGATACTGGCCCGGAATTTTAAGTCGTTGATGACCTCAACATCTGCCATAAAATTTTCTTTGGTGACATTCCATGCCAGACCAGCAGAATAGAAAGTACCATATTGATTATCCTGACCGAATCTTGAAGACCCATCTCTTCTTATAGAAAAGTCAACAAAATATTTCTCCTGGTAGTTATAACTAGGCTTGAAGAATAAAGAGAACAAACTCCATTGCTCTCTACCTGTACTCGTTGTTAAAGGTACCGAAGAGTTGTTTTGAGTGGTTAAATCGGGATTTGCGAAACCTTTACTTGATAAAAAGTAGCTTTTTGCATCATTCTTTGTAAACTCAGACCCCAATAGGAAATCTAAATGATGGTCCTCACTAATAGTCATTTCATAATGAGCAGTATTAGCCCAGGCATAGTTAAACAGCCTTGTACCATTGTCTGTCTTCGTCCCAGGAGCTGCTTTATCACCACTAATCTGATCCAGATAGGAACCTGGTTTTATATAAAATTCTCTGGTGTAGTCATAGAAATTCAAACCCATTTGAGACTTCAATTTTAAACCTTTAATTGGATTTGCTTCTACAAACAAAGACCCGAAAGCAGCATTTGTATTGTTAAATTCTGGGTTATTTTTGATCGCCTCTAATACTGGAAATCCACTATAGGTAAGGTTATAACTGCCGTCCTTATTATATACCGGCTCATAAGGGTTGGTCCTCATAGCCACGTAGTAAGCATTCTGGGGGCTATATCTATCCCTC
It contains:
- a CDS encoding RagB/SusD family nutrient uptake outer membrane protein, whose translation is MKRIYILTGLMAVIAFTSCKKQLDLKPFNAVAEEQALINPSDFAAAARGMYLRMLSKGNQATYIPNDYYGGTDNFNFIASNDILSDNAISYSGGRQTGLVYQNWDYNGLSTTNFYQDGYSIIRTANAILAKIENLKDGSRADVEGQALAVRAIVHFDMLRIFGKTYTNASSTDLGIPYIKTVQLATDNPARATVKSNYDQIRDDLEKAAGLIDDLSGVKAKGRLSKAAVYGYLSRVYLYRGDWDKCVSVSSNALAINGDAGSLSEFPGIWKDATDAGVLFKLVVLDVNRLTPGTVLGQNARAEQVPAFDFYNLYKATDVRKSAYFTEKTNEDILLNYVSKYEGRASGNLNVVDIKLMRVAEVLLNRAEAYSNIPGNDGLALADLDNLRSKRYTDFRVAGERGIALQSAIALQRRLELAFEGDRFVDLKRKNLPVVRNAGYGDRADGYGRPYRKVLLPAGSDKFQLPIDQISINASNGVLIQNPN
- a CDS encoding SusC/RagA family TonB-linked outer membrane protein, which gives rise to MKKLLQSLFILMFIAGTARSQSRTITGTVTGKDDGLPVPGVSVKIIGTQMGTSTNERGEYSISAPESAAAIEFYSLGHVKITKFIGLSTVINITLTADAAQLGEVVVTGYSGQKKSTITGAVSSISGKSIENLPVPNLSNLLQGQAAGVQVTSMNGAPGQGAFVRLRGVGSLAAGSDPLFVVDGTVVDAKVYNAINANDIEQISILKDASSSAIYGARGANGVVLISTKKGKLNEPKFTYSVQYTEQSRINDNYKLMTPDQALQYEYDLGFSNRFMTAFMRNNGYANLQAIPGDKLTEQWNSLNANGADWQKEILRTAPQVRNQVSLSGADDKFNYYLSLEHLDQDGIVIGTKFKRTGGRLNVTYKAKEWLSIGVNSNFSAFRIDAQRDRYSPQNAYYVAMRTNPYEPVYNKDGSYNLTYSGFPVLEAIKNNPEFNNTNAAFGSLFVEANPIKGLKLKSQMGLNFYDYTREFYIKPGSYLDQISGDKAAPGTKTDNGTRLFNYAWANTAHYEMTISEDHHLDFLLGSEFTKNDAKSYFLSSKGFANPDLTTQNNSSVPLTTSTGREQWSLFSLFFKPSYNYQEKYFVDFSIRRDGSSRFGQDNQYGTFYSAGLAWNVTKENFMADVEVINDLKFRASIGTSGNFNIGNYNALPLYGYGSYGGGSALRPIQVGSDHLAWEKQKAFSTGIDFVMFDSRLTGSIDYYTQVREDLLQLVPVPSTVGFTSQLKNMGTMKNAGYEFSLDYKFIRTHDWRFSAGGNLSFNKNRITKLTGKSNESIPQPDGYTTLAVGRPYANFFLTKSAGVDPANGNALYYDLAGNVTNKFGSYAVALAGKSATPTYYGGANVQLGYKNFTLSAIAAFSGGNYIYNAIYATQVSDGSSVGLRLAQDALDYWKTPGQLSKNPKPVKGNTDFQDTDRFLQKGDYVRLRDVTLTYSVPKGILQKTGFIQAVNLYVTGHNLLTYRPYYKGDPEVGIGSTETDPTNPVNGTPYVNGIYSLYSYPNYKSWTVGLNMTF